DNA from Rosa rugosa chromosome 6, drRosRugo1.1, whole genome shotgun sequence:
GTTGTTCTTCAATAATCAATAACCTTATTTTCACTAAAAAGTAAATTGATAAATATTTAACATGACGGTGTTAACTCTCAGTTAAGTTGATGGACAGATTGTCGCAATAAGAGAGATGTGACAGTGACAGCAGATTTCCTTCCGCACATATATATCCTTGACATGTAATGCAATTATGAACAGGAGGCCACTTGCATAATTAATCTTGGACTAGGTTTTCTGCATGTGATTTGTCAACTAGTTTTGGCATGCATTTGGCAATTAAACCATTAATTACTTATAAACAAGTAGCTAGTTAGCTACAAGTTACTACCAGCTATCACCAAGTTGATTTCTAGAAGCAAGGGAATTAACTAAAGACTAAAATATCATAGATATATAACAGATATTACAAACTTTGATTTTCATCGGTTATGTTCGAATCTTGAAAtaagctggaaaaaaaaaaaacgcagtTTTGATTGAtgcaaaaaagaaatgaatgCTAGATCGTGAAGAAAATATCTTCACCAAACAAGTAAATCATCCTCTCGGCCCTCCATGGATCTCTTCCTCCATCTTTATCTTGCTTTGAAGTAGTAGCAGAAGTAGGAGCGGGTATTAGTAGCTCAGATCTACAAAGAGGACAAGTTAGCTGAGCCTGACCGATCCAAGCATCCAGGCAGTCTCTGTGGAAAACATGCTCACAATTGCACAGCTCTCTCACCTCGTCCCTGCCCTCCATGCTATTCATGCACACAATACATGATGACTTGTGCATTTCCTGCTCCGAAGATGATGATGTAGCTTGAAATTGGCGTTGGCTGCTTGTTTTCTTCAGAATTAGGTCCCGGTATAGCACAACCGGTAGTTGCTTCTTAATGAATTCTGTGTCAATATTTACCACCGGAACCACTGGTACTTGCATGTGCAACCAAGTAGGATCTGAAGTTGCTGCATCTTCAAAGTTCAAGACCTCCAGCTGATGATCACTATCGTCCTTACTTTGTTGACCATCTTCACTGTGTCTAAGGAATGATTCTGGATAGTAGATGATCTTCTCGAGCAGAAGTTTGAGAAGATCATACAGCAACAACATCAACTTCACCTTGAGCATGCTTCTTATTCGCTGGATTATATCACAACTACAGAAAGAAGCACGCATATCGCTGATCCAAGAAATTAACAGCTAGCTAGAGCCTTGATATCAGTTGCTTGAAGTTGCAAGCTAGCTAGCTTTATACGACGTCAGGACTTTTAGCTATAAAAGAAGGCAGTGAAAGGATGATCGAAGGATATATACCTGATACTTCAGACTAATATTAGAGAGGGGGAAGGGAAAGAGATCAGAATTGAACTATCACAAAAATGGTAATCCAATTCGAATGTGTGTATGTTCAGCTAGGTGGCTAGTTGTATATATAAAAAACATGAATAACCACAAGAAGACTGCACCCGCCCGTTAAAGAAGGTTTCTGATCAGTAGTCGTCTCTCACCTTTTAATGTTTCTATGTATCTATCATATGTACAGTCCCCGCCAGCACGAAAAATTTGGTGAGGACGGTCAGTAAAGTCGCATATCGGTTTTGGATGTTAGCTGTGATTATACATTTCAACTACAAATTTGCGTCCCTGATTTTGATGTCGCTGTTCAATTTATTGGCCGGCCAGGCTGAACCACACCGGCGATTTGTCCGTCGAAAATATGAGCATCAAGTCAAATATAAATGTAAGACTCGTGGttttcaaatttttcttttataaataAATGGCCGCATCTTGACTTTCATCGAATAAGGTATCAACAAGTTTGGCTCATCTGCTGTTAATTCAACCTTAATTAATAAGTAGAAAGGAAAAGCTGAAAATTTCAGTACTATATGTGCACTCGAAAAGAAACGGATCATTCGGGTATTGTTTGTTGTTCCCCTCGAGTAATTGAACAGGATTGCTCCGGTCAGTAATACCACTGCATATACAATAGTATGAATCCATATGTGATACGAGTATGCATGCTTTCAATTTGCATAAACCAAAAACCTCATCAAGTTTACAAGACTAGAACTGATTTGGGAATCAATATCCAAACATTTGAATTCCAGTCAACTCATATTGCCTAAGAATTATAACAAATGCTGTCTCGTTCATTAACCAAAACCAGTACTAATAAGCAGTGTCATCCACAActacacaaaacttcaaacctccCCCTTCATTCTCTACACTCTACAGAACCAACCAATTATCTGAGAATTACTTGGTCTTTCTTTACTTCTATCAAGTAATCAAACACGGGAATACATAGAGCACGTGATTGAGGGAGACTCTCACTAAGCTAAACAGTTACAAGCACAACCAAGGTAAGAAAGGAGGGAGAGATACAGTATTCACAATGGGTTTATGAGACCAAGATAATAAACAACAGTTCGGATTTCAAAAGTTCAAATATCCCTCACAGGTAACTGAAGATCAAACTACTTCCAGCTAAGCTAGTGCAAGTGCAGGTCAGATTAAATATCATCGCGAAGCAACATCAGGAGGCCTGCAACAAAAGAGAATGTGCAACTTTTCCAGTTAATAAGTGGGATGTCGCCCAGTTTGAGAGCACAAAATGAAAATCCATAATTCATTTCTAATTGATATGACTTAGATTAGGACAATATATAAGTGAGGACACATCCCTGCCCGTTGAAGTTACGAACGTGGCAACTGCAAAGTCTGCCCGTTGCATAACTACTAACATACATGTTCACCATTCGTTTAATTCTCCCTAGTCCTTGTTCTTTTCACTGTGATCATCATTTTTATAGAGGAACCGATTTTTAAAAAGTTTTACAGAGAACTATTACGGACATTATAACATAAAAAGCAATTTCCTCTGCATATGAAATATCAATGGCTAGCTTTCAATTGATCATTGCATCCCGGCCGATGGACGGACCTAGTAATTAAATTGTAAATGCCTGCAAAGTCTCTctgtatataatatatatgatAGGTAAACAAACATGCAAAGTCTATATACATAATAATAAAGTTATAAACCATTATGTTCCCACGCAGGTAACAACGTTGAGTTGAAATCTCCCACGATTTTGAAAAATTGGAAAAATATGCattttgattgaaaaaaaattaagaaaactgATACGATAGTACCTACATCGATCTGTCTAATCGTCTATCTACTGGAAGACGTAATCATCACCGAACAAGTAAATCATCCTCTCCGATCTCCATGGATCCCCTCCTTTAGGTTTCCAATGTTCATTTGGAGTAGCCGTAGCAGTTGGCAATAGCTTAGACCTGCACAGAGGACAGGTTAACTGACCCTCAGCAACCCAAATATCCAAGCACTTTCTATGAAAGACGTGGGAACAGTTCTGCAGCTCTCTTACTCCATCCATAGCCTCTATGCTATTCATGCACACTATACACATAGAGTACCCGTCGTCCTCATGATCTCTAAATCGCTATCGATCTCTTCTCTCTATCATTAGGTTCCGGTATTGCAACCGGAAGTTGCTTCTTAACCGATTCAGTGTCGACTACCACCGGAACTACTGGTACCTGTAGGTGCAACCACTTCGGAGCGGCTGCAGCTGGGAAATTCATCTCGacctgatgatgatgatcattaGTGTCGACCTTGTCTTTAACTTCAGGTCTGAACAATGAGTATACGACCATCTTCTTCATGAGTAGAATGAGACGATGACAAATTAGTAAAGCTAGGTTTCTCAGTTGATCCATTAGATTGTATAAGATTCGGACTTCTTAGAGGCAGTGAGGCACTAGTGAATGCATGCATGCCCCCTTACTATTTATAGAGGCCGTCTAATGGGACCCAATTACATTCCACACTCCCTCTCTCATTTTCAACTGTGGAAATGTCAAAAATGCCCACTTCTTTATCTTCTCAAAATGAGCTTCTTCCCACAGAAGATGTCTTTATTCTCAGACGCGTATGTTGAGGCCGTGAACCTCTTCACTGAAGAACTCAAAGAAGTCATCTTCTATCAAATGAAGAGCTCTAGTACTCTATGGAGAAGTCATCCCAATGAGCTGAGTCACTGTCTGTAGGAAGATCACAAAGAGAGGGTGTCTCCTCTGCTTCATATGGATCATCATCTTGTTGATTCTGTAATTATTGATCTGGGTTTTCTTCCAAGGCAACGTAGGACTGTAGGAGTCTAATTGGGCAATCATTTTGGGGAATGAATTATATATCTCTGGATTTGGTATGGTGGATAGCGATGGCTTCTAGATGAAAGGAAGTGATATATTGTTGATATATAGAGAGTTAAGTTACCAATGAATGGAGAACACAAAGTGGTGGCGTACGTAGTGGTGTTCGACTGTTTGAGAAGATAAAGAAGGGGGAAGTTTTGACATTTCCATATTTAAAAGTAAGAGAAGGAGTGTCAAATGTAATTGGGGGAGTGTAGATTTCACTTCCCTTTATTAATCATTGGAGGTTGAttgtatatatctatatatcatTTGAAGTTGATGATTTACTTTAATTTACAGTTAACAGCGTAAGTATTAGTGGTTCATATTGAGGAAGTCATCAACTATATATCTAACTGTAATTAAGGCTGCAATTAATGGCTAATGGTTCCCATTATTTCTATTGGTTTGCTTATAGTTTCTAGAAGGCGCGCGCACCTCTTTTAGATTCCTATTGCAAATAATTAGCCAGACCAAAAATTGAATGGCTATCCAGATTATGCAGATCGATGGTCAATTCACATTTGTGTTGTTGTGATTACTATGAATGTCACAGTTGCTACTAAGTGGTACACGAAGCAAGTTTTTCTTGATAAACATGCATTACAGTATAGATATTCTAGAATTATATATTGTAAATCTCAAGATATTTGATCAAGATCGTTGTATATTTGATCACAGTTGCTACTAACTTGCTACTGAGGTTGACGATGATGCTCTCATCGTTGTCGCCAACTTGACGTTTTGAATATGATCATCTCTTTCATGAAGAGAATGAGACTATGACAAATTAGTAAAGCTAATTGGATACACAAGTTTGTCAATCACTTGACCCATCAGGCTTCTGACCTCTGATTTCTGGAAAACTACTGAATGAAATGAATATATGTCCAGATTATATCAACTAGTTCTAGGTCCCTCTAAAGCTATGGTTCTTTTTGATTGCATATATATCCATGTCCAGATTCGATCAGTAGCTTGACACCGAATATAAATATACCTCCACATATAACAGGCATATATTAACTGCTACCTACAACTTGCTAGCAGTCAACTGTATGCCCTAgctgttgagaatatatgtcatcccacatgagaaaaatgggacattgcctatgggtttataagggtttgggccactccatccattgccaattggttttgga
Protein-coding regions in this window:
- the LOC133717076 gene encoding ERAD-associated E3 ubiquitin-protein ligase HRD1-like — translated: MRASFCSCDIIQRIRSMLKVKLMLLLYDLLKLLLEKIIYYPESFLRHSEDGQQSKDDSDHQLEVLNFEDAATSDPTWLHMQVPVVPVVNIDTEFIKKQLPVVLYRDLILKKTSSQRQFQATSSSSEQEMHKSSCIVCMNSMEGRDEVRELCNCEHVFHRDCLDAWIGQAQLTCPLCRSELLIPAPTSATTSKQDKDGGRDPWRAERMIYLFGEDIFFTI